Proteins from one Hemibagrus wyckioides isolate EC202008001 linkage group LG16, SWU_Hwy_1.0, whole genome shotgun sequence genomic window:
- the LOC131366650 gene encoding V-set domain-containing T-cell activation inhibitor 1-like isoform X4 has protein sequence MQLFSKSNKSVLHTLFKIYTLLWTHSCGQNKIPDVHVTCIYSEDCILPCTFPPSTEEVVFQWYKQGTLIYSLLENGDESVNNISVFTDEVSHGNASLHLQFSSVKSRGRYKCVVNTTKAILESHVIVKIEAPIHGIAIGVSPTEHLHCSSTGVYPAPLLIWSTEPRSASTSLQAVTRMRADSNDLYSIDSTLKKMCTNSNLTYICSITSKYSSQSWKASLLQTEMSLNNGQNLVIPCMAPKNLKNFTLTWTFLSMNTQTDILTYYSQTQRIKNHWDDQAELDLNKALMGDGSLYLNNLGSKPSRTYACTFTGSQVKHIVQTLVKANASKAVLQTGKSKDSWQDHQDDTEMQAMHRVNSVEELQAECKPHAEHNKDDSLAREKGKSNIM, from the exons ATGCAGCTGTTCAGCAAATCCAATAAGAGtgtgttacacacactctttaagaTTTATACTCTCTTATGGACACATTCTTGTGGTCAAAATAAGATTCCAG ATGTTCATGTGACCTGCATATACTCTGAAGACTGTATCCTGCCCTGTACCTTCCCTCCATCTACGGAAGAGGTTGTTTTTCAATGGTACAAACAGGGAACACTCATATACAGTCTCCTGGAGAATGGAGATGAATCAGTTAACAACATTTCAGTGTTTACTGATGAAGTGTCACATGGCAATGCCTCCCTGCATTTGCAGTTCAGCAGTGTAAAAAGCAGAGGTCGCTATAAATGTGTGGTTAATACCACCAAGGCTATCCTGGAGTCTCATGTCATAGTCAAGATTGAAG CTCCTATCCATGGGATTGCAATTGGGGTCAGTCCCACTGAGCATTTGCATTGCTCTTCAACTGGTGTGTACCCTGCCCCTCTGCTTATTTGGTCTACCGAGCCAAGATCTGCTTCTACTTCCTTGCAAGCTGTCACTCGAATGAGAGCAGATTCAAATGACCTGTATAGTATAGATAGTACTCTAAAGAAAATGTGCACAAACTCAAATCTTACCTACATCTGCAGTATCACATCAAAATACAGCTCACAATCGTGGAAAGCTTCACTGCTTCAGACAG aaatgtctttaaataATGGTCAAAACCTGGTTATTCCATGCATGGCTCCCAAGAATCTTAAAAACTTCACTCTCACATGGACGTTCTTGAGTATGAACACTCAGACAGACATCCTGACCTATTACAGTCAAACTCAAAGGATCAAAAACCACTGGGATGACCAGGCAGAATTGGATCTGAACAAGGCTCTGATGGGAGATGGATCACTTTACTTAAACAATTTAGGTTCTAAGCCTTCTAGGACATATGCCTGTACATTTACAGGTTCCCAGGTCAAACACATAGTCCAAACCTTAGTCAAAGCCAATGCCTCCAAAGCAGTTTTGCAGACAG GTAAGTCTAAAGATTCTTGGCAAGACCACCAAGATGACACAGAGATGCAGGCTATGCATAGAG tCAATTCAGTGGAGGAGCTACAAGCAGAATGCAAACCACATGCAGAGCACAATAAAGACGACTCCTTAGCTAGAGAAAAGGGCAAATCTAATATAATGTAG
- the LOC131366650 gene encoding V-set domain-containing T-cell activation inhibitor 1-like isoform X3, whose protein sequence is MQLFSKSNKSVLHTLFKIYTLLWTHSCGQNKIPDVHVTCIYSEDCILPCTFPPSTEEVVFQWYKQGTLIYSLLENGDESVNNISVFTDEVSHGNASLHLQFSSVKSRGRYKCVVNTTKAILESHVIVKIEAPIHGIAIGVSPTEHLHCSSTGVYPAPLLIWSTEPRSASTSLQAVTRMRADSNDLYSIDSTLKKMCTNSNLTYICSITSKYSSQSWKASLLQTEMSLNNGQNLVIPCMAPKNLKNFTLTWTFLSMNTQTDILTYYSQTQRIKNHWDDQAELDLNKALMGDGSLYLNNLGSKPSRTYACTFTGSQVKHIVQTLVKANASKAVLQTVGKSKDSWQDHQDDTEMQAMHRVNSVEELQAECKPHAEHNKDDSLAREKGKSNIM, encoded by the exons ATGCAGCTGTTCAGCAAATCCAATAAGAGtgtgttacacacactctttaagaTTTATACTCTCTTATGGACACATTCTTGTGGTCAAAATAAGATTCCAG ATGTTCATGTGACCTGCATATACTCTGAAGACTGTATCCTGCCCTGTACCTTCCCTCCATCTACGGAAGAGGTTGTTTTTCAATGGTACAAACAGGGAACACTCATATACAGTCTCCTGGAGAATGGAGATGAATCAGTTAACAACATTTCAGTGTTTACTGATGAAGTGTCACATGGCAATGCCTCCCTGCATTTGCAGTTCAGCAGTGTAAAAAGCAGAGGTCGCTATAAATGTGTGGTTAATACCACCAAGGCTATCCTGGAGTCTCATGTCATAGTCAAGATTGAAG CTCCTATCCATGGGATTGCAATTGGGGTCAGTCCCACTGAGCATTTGCATTGCTCTTCAACTGGTGTGTACCCTGCCCCTCTGCTTATTTGGTCTACCGAGCCAAGATCTGCTTCTACTTCCTTGCAAGCTGTCACTCGAATGAGAGCAGATTCAAATGACCTGTATAGTATAGATAGTACTCTAAAGAAAATGTGCACAAACTCAAATCTTACCTACATCTGCAGTATCACATCAAAATACAGCTCACAATCGTGGAAAGCTTCACTGCTTCAGACAG aaatgtctttaaataATGGTCAAAACCTGGTTATTCCATGCATGGCTCCCAAGAATCTTAAAAACTTCACTCTCACATGGACGTTCTTGAGTATGAACACTCAGACAGACATCCTGACCTATTACAGTCAAACTCAAAGGATCAAAAACCACTGGGATGACCAGGCAGAATTGGATCTGAACAAGGCTCTGATGGGAGATGGATCACTTTACTTAAACAATTTAGGTTCTAAGCCTTCTAGGACATATGCCTGTACATTTACAGGTTCCCAGGTCAAACACATAGTCCAAACCTTAGTCAAAGCCAATGCCTCCAAAGCAGTTTTGCAGACAG TAGGTAAGTCTAAAGATTCTTGGCAAGACCACCAAGATGACACAGAGATGCAGGCTATGCATAGAG tCAATTCAGTGGAGGAGCTACAAGCAGAATGCAAACCACATGCAGAGCACAATAAAGACGACTCCTTAGCTAGAGAAAAGGGCAAATCTAATATAATGTAG
- the LOC131366650 gene encoding V-set domain-containing T-cell activation inhibitor 1-like isoform X2 has translation MQLFSKSNKSVLHTLFKIYTLLWTHSCGQNKIPDVHVTCIYSEDCILPCTFPPSTEEVVFQWYKQGTLIYSLLENGDESVNNISVFTDEVSHGNASLHLQFSSVKSRGRYKCVVNTTKAILESHVIVKIEAPIHGIAIGVSPTEHLHCSSTGVYPAPLLIWSTEPRSASTSLQAVTRMRADSNDLYSIDSTLKKMCTNSNLTYICSITSKYSSQSWKASLLQTEMSLNNGQNLVIPCMAPKNLKNFTLTWTFLSMNTQTDILTYYSQTQRIKNHWDDQAELDLNKALMGDGSLYLNNLGSKPSRTYACTFTGSQVKHIVQTLVKANASKAVLQTGNSGSKLWVLAIIVAALVLLCVSFYIYRKCQGKSKDSWQDHQDDTEMQAMHRVNSVEELQAECKPHAEHNKDDSLAREKGKSNIM, from the exons ATGCAGCTGTTCAGCAAATCCAATAAGAGtgtgttacacacactctttaagaTTTATACTCTCTTATGGACACATTCTTGTGGTCAAAATAAGATTCCAG ATGTTCATGTGACCTGCATATACTCTGAAGACTGTATCCTGCCCTGTACCTTCCCTCCATCTACGGAAGAGGTTGTTTTTCAATGGTACAAACAGGGAACACTCATATACAGTCTCCTGGAGAATGGAGATGAATCAGTTAACAACATTTCAGTGTTTACTGATGAAGTGTCACATGGCAATGCCTCCCTGCATTTGCAGTTCAGCAGTGTAAAAAGCAGAGGTCGCTATAAATGTGTGGTTAATACCACCAAGGCTATCCTGGAGTCTCATGTCATAGTCAAGATTGAAG CTCCTATCCATGGGATTGCAATTGGGGTCAGTCCCACTGAGCATTTGCATTGCTCTTCAACTGGTGTGTACCCTGCCCCTCTGCTTATTTGGTCTACCGAGCCAAGATCTGCTTCTACTTCCTTGCAAGCTGTCACTCGAATGAGAGCAGATTCAAATGACCTGTATAGTATAGATAGTACTCTAAAGAAAATGTGCACAAACTCAAATCTTACCTACATCTGCAGTATCACATCAAAATACAGCTCACAATCGTGGAAAGCTTCACTGCTTCAGACAG aaatgtctttaaataATGGTCAAAACCTGGTTATTCCATGCATGGCTCCCAAGAATCTTAAAAACTTCACTCTCACATGGACGTTCTTGAGTATGAACACTCAGACAGACATCCTGACCTATTACAGTCAAACTCAAAGGATCAAAAACCACTGGGATGACCAGGCAGAATTGGATCTGAACAAGGCTCTGATGGGAGATGGATCACTTTACTTAAACAATTTAGGTTCTAAGCCTTCTAGGACATATGCCTGTACATTTACAGGTTCCCAGGTCAAACACATAGTCCAAACCTTAGTCAAAGCCAATGCCTCCAAAGCAGTTTTGCAGACAG GTAATAGTGGGTCCAAGCTGTGGGTACTGGCTATTATAGTAGCTGCTCTAGTTCTCCTCTGTGTCAGTTTCTACATATACAGAAAATGTCAAG GTAAGTCTAAAGATTCTTGGCAAGACCACCAAGATGACACAGAGATGCAGGCTATGCATAGAG tCAATTCAGTGGAGGAGCTACAAGCAGAATGCAAACCACATGCAGAGCACAATAAAGACGACTCCTTAGCTAGAGAAAAGGGCAAATCTAATATAATGTAG
- the LOC131366650 gene encoding V-set domain-containing T-cell activation inhibitor 1-like isoform X1: protein MQLFSKSNKSVLHTLFKIYTLLWTHSCGQNKIPDVHVTCIYSEDCILPCTFPPSTEEVVFQWYKQGTLIYSLLENGDESVNNISVFTDEVSHGNASLHLQFSSVKSRGRYKCVVNTTKAILESHVIVKIEAPIHGIAIGVSPTEHLHCSSTGVYPAPLLIWSTEPRSASTSLQAVTRMRADSNDLYSIDSTLKKMCTNSNLTYICSITSKYSSQSWKASLLQTEMSLNNGQNLVIPCMAPKNLKNFTLTWTFLSMNTQTDILTYYSQTQRIKNHWDDQAELDLNKALMGDGSLYLNNLGSKPSRTYACTFTGSQVKHIVQTLVKANASKAVLQTGNSGSKLWVLAIIVAALVLLCVSFYIYRKCQVGKSKDSWQDHQDDTEMQAMHRVNSVEELQAECKPHAEHNKDDSLAREKGKSNIM from the exons ATGCAGCTGTTCAGCAAATCCAATAAGAGtgtgttacacacactctttaagaTTTATACTCTCTTATGGACACATTCTTGTGGTCAAAATAAGATTCCAG ATGTTCATGTGACCTGCATATACTCTGAAGACTGTATCCTGCCCTGTACCTTCCCTCCATCTACGGAAGAGGTTGTTTTTCAATGGTACAAACAGGGAACACTCATATACAGTCTCCTGGAGAATGGAGATGAATCAGTTAACAACATTTCAGTGTTTACTGATGAAGTGTCACATGGCAATGCCTCCCTGCATTTGCAGTTCAGCAGTGTAAAAAGCAGAGGTCGCTATAAATGTGTGGTTAATACCACCAAGGCTATCCTGGAGTCTCATGTCATAGTCAAGATTGAAG CTCCTATCCATGGGATTGCAATTGGGGTCAGTCCCACTGAGCATTTGCATTGCTCTTCAACTGGTGTGTACCCTGCCCCTCTGCTTATTTGGTCTACCGAGCCAAGATCTGCTTCTACTTCCTTGCAAGCTGTCACTCGAATGAGAGCAGATTCAAATGACCTGTATAGTATAGATAGTACTCTAAAGAAAATGTGCACAAACTCAAATCTTACCTACATCTGCAGTATCACATCAAAATACAGCTCACAATCGTGGAAAGCTTCACTGCTTCAGACAG aaatgtctttaaataATGGTCAAAACCTGGTTATTCCATGCATGGCTCCCAAGAATCTTAAAAACTTCACTCTCACATGGACGTTCTTGAGTATGAACACTCAGACAGACATCCTGACCTATTACAGTCAAACTCAAAGGATCAAAAACCACTGGGATGACCAGGCAGAATTGGATCTGAACAAGGCTCTGATGGGAGATGGATCACTTTACTTAAACAATTTAGGTTCTAAGCCTTCTAGGACATATGCCTGTACATTTACAGGTTCCCAGGTCAAACACATAGTCCAAACCTTAGTCAAAGCCAATGCCTCCAAAGCAGTTTTGCAGACAG GTAATAGTGGGTCCAAGCTGTGGGTACTGGCTATTATAGTAGCTGCTCTAGTTCTCCTCTGTGTCAGTTTCTACATATACAGAAAATGTCAAG TAGGTAAGTCTAAAGATTCTTGGCAAGACCACCAAGATGACACAGAGATGCAGGCTATGCATAGAG tCAATTCAGTGGAGGAGCTACAAGCAGAATGCAAACCACATGCAGAGCACAATAAAGACGACTCCTTAGCTAGAGAAAAGGGCAAATCTAATATAATGTAG